A portion of the Malania oleifera isolate guangnan ecotype guangnan chromosome 3, ASM2987363v1, whole genome shotgun sequence genome contains these proteins:
- the LOC131151601 gene encoding monothiol glutaredoxin-S4-like, whose product MENMVLKLAAEKPVVIFSKNSCCMCHSIKALFSDFGVNPAVYELDEIPRGRDIEQALGSIGCSPAVPAVFIGGDLVGGANEIMSLHLDRSLKPMLKRVGAIWV is encoded by the coding sequence ATGGAGAATATGGTACTGAAGCTGGCAGCCGAGAAGCCGGTGGTGATCTTCAGCAAGAACTCGTGCTGCATGTGCCACAGCATCAAGGCGCTCTTCTCCGACTTTGGTGTGAACCCTGCGGTCTACGAGCTCGACGAAATCCCGCGAGGACGGGACATCGAGCAGGCTCTCGGGAGCATCGGGTGCAGCCCGGCAGTGCCTGCCGTGTTCATCGGCGGGGACCTGGTGGGTGGCGCCAATGAGATCATGAGCCTTCACCTCGATCGTTCCCTAAAGCCCATGCTCAAAAGGGTTGGTGCTATTTGGGTCTAA